The following nucleotide sequence is from Solidesulfovibrio carbinolicus.
AACCGTCGTGCCGGGCCTGGAAATGTTTCTCTATCAGGCCGTGGAGCAGTTTCGCCTCTGGACCGGCCGGCTGCTGCCCGACGACGAGCTGCGCGCGCTTTTGCTCAAGACGCTCTACGGGCAGGCCGCGCCCCGGACGTGACCGGCGTCGCCCAAAGGCGCGGCGGTTTCACCAAAGCCGCCCCTGTGTCGCGACGGGAAGCGGAAAGATTTCCATGGAACAGATTGTAGAGGCCCTGGCCGCCCTTGACGCCAAAACCATGATCCTCATGGCGGCGGTGCTCTATTTTTCGCTGACCATGGTGATGTTCTACACCTATTTCTTTCGCAAGACCTATCCCGGCTTTGCCTCCCTGGTCCTGGGCCAGCTGTTCTGGAGTCTGGGCGTCTACCTGGTTTTTTACCGGGTCCTGGGCGACCATCTGTCCCTGGCCCTCAGCAACGGCCTGCTGTATTTGCAGGCGGTCTGCTGGTATCACGGCATCGCCATGTACGGCGGCATCACGCCGTCGCGGCCAAGGTTTCTGACCAACGTCGCCTTGGCCGTGCTGGCCGAGCTGGCCATCCTCTATTACGTCTACGTGGATTTCAACACCTGCCGCCGGGTGGTCATTTTTTCGGCGTTTAGCGCCCTGCTCTACAGCCGCATCGCCCTGGAACCGTATCTTGTGCGGCGCTGGAAAACCTATTCCATGCAGGGCATTTATTCGGCGATTTTCTTCTCCGTCGCCGTGGCCTTTGCCGTGCGCGCCTTCCAGGCCGTAAACGCGACGGATTGCCAGGTCGGCGGCCCGGACGCCATCGTCAAGCTGCTGTTGCTTGCCAGCATGTGGATTTTTGCCTTTTTGACCTTTTGCGTGCTGTCCATGACCTCAAGCCGGGTCGAGGCGGAACTGCGGGAAGCCCGCGACGCCTTGCGGCAGCAGGCGCAAACCGATGCCCTGACCGGGCTGTCCAACCGCCGCCATTTTCTGGAACAGGCCCAGGCCGTGCTGGAAGACCTTGAGGCCCAGGGCGGCCGGGCCAGCTTGATCATGCTGGACCTCGACCATTTCAAGCGGATCAACGACGTCCACGGCCATCAGGCCGGTGATCTGGCCTTGCGCGAGGCGGCCCGGCATCTGCGGGCGACCTTGCGGGAGGGCGACGTCATCGGCCGGCTGGGCGGCGAGGAGTTCGGCGTGCTGCTGCCGGGACTGAACGCCGGCGAGGCCTTGGCCGTGGCCCGCCAGTTGCGCCGGGCCGTGGCTGCCTCCCGGCCCGGCGGCCTGCGCGTCACGGCCAGCTTCGGCCTGGCCGACGGCACGCTGCGGTTGGACAGCCTGCTGGCGAAGGCCGACGAATACCTGTATGCCGCCAAGGAGGCGGGACGCGACCGTATCGCCTGGTCTGGGGGACTGGTCGCGGACAACGAAAGCGGGGAGGCTTTGGCATGATGGACACGCTGCGCGCGCTGGTGCGCTTTTTCGAGTCCGTGGGCCAGGTGGCGGCGGTGGCGCTTTTGGTCGCCATCGTCGTTGGCGTGGCGGTTTTCATTTGGCTGGGGGCCGCCAGCCGCAAGATGCCGCCGCTGGTCTCGCCCACGGGCGGCCCGCTTCGGGCCGACGGGCAAAATCCCAACTGGGTGTCCACCACCGCCCGCAAAAACGATCCCCTTCACTACATCGCCCCGCGCCCCTGCCCGGCCAACCCCATCCCGGCCCTGGCCGAAGCGCTGCGCCAGACGCCCGGGATGACCCTGGTGGACGTTTCCGAGCGCTACATCCACGCCACGGCCAAGTCGTCGCGCTTTGGCTTCGTGGACGACGTGGAGCTGCTCTACGACCCGGCCGCCGGCCTGCTCCAGGCCCGCAGCGCCTCCCGAGTGGGCAAAAGCGACCTTGGCGTCAACCGCCGCCGGCTGGAGCAGCTGTTCAGGGACGCCGGGCTGTAGCCCCTGGCCGTCTCAACGTAAAAGGGGCGCGACCGTCATGGTCGCGCCCCTTTTGGCGTTTTTGGCCGGGAAGTTCAGCCCTGGTCGAACGCGTCGAGGATGGTGAAAAACCGGGCCACATCCGTGGCGTCATTGTAGAAATGGGGCGACAGGCGGATGCGGCCGCCGCGCGGCGAACAGGCCACGCCCCGGGCGTCGAGATGGGCGAAAAGGCCGGCCGGATCGGGATGCTCGAAGGACACGATGCCGGAATGCCGCCCACCTGTGCGCGGCGAGACGACCTTGCGGCCCCGCTCGGCCAGCCCCTCGGCCAGGCAGCGCGTGACGCCGAAGATGTTTTTCGCCACGGTCTCCATGCCGACCTCTTCCAAAAGCGACAACGCCTCGCCGTAAGCGGCGATGGCGGCGATGTCCTGGGTGCCCGGCTCGAACCGGCCGGCCCCGTCCTTGAGCACAAAGGCCTCGGAGAGCTGCTCGGCGTCGCGCACGCTGCGCCAGCCGGCAAGCGTCGTGGCCAGGGCCGCGTCAGCCTCGGGCGAAACATAAAAAATGCCCAGCCCCATGGGGCCGAACTGCCACTTATGGCAGCCGGCGGCCACGAAATCGACCCCCAGCGCCGTCGCGTCAAAGGCCATGGCCCCCAGGCTCTGGATGGCGTCCAGACAGCACAACGCCCCGGCCTCGTGGCACAGCTTCACGAAATCCGCCGTGGGCAGGGCCGCGCCGGTCAGCCAATCGACCGTGGAGGCCACGGCCAGCCGGCAGCCCGGCACAAGCTTTGCCGCCGCATCCATATCCAGGACGCCGTCGTGCTTGGGCAGCTCGACGAGTTCCACGCCAAGCCGGGCCAGATTGTCGAAGGGAAAGCGCACCGAGGGAAAATCCGGCCAGGCCACGGCCACCTTGTCGCCGGGCTTCCAGTCCAGACCCGCCGCCACCAAGGACAGGCCGCAGGAGGTGTTGCCGGTAAAGGCCACCCGCTCGGGTGCGGTTCCGAGCAGCCAGGCCGCTCGCTCTCTGGCGTCGTCCACCAGCCCCATCCAGCGCATGTAGTCCTTGGACGCCCGCCGCCAGCGCTCGGCGTAAATCTCGTCGCCGGCCAGACAGGCCCGGCGGGGCAAGGGCGAGATGGCTGCGTGGTTGAAAAACACCGTGTCCGCCGTCACCGCGAACTCGTCGCGCCAGTTGAGGGGGTGATTGTCGTTCATGAGGAAAAGAGGCCTCCGGCGGCCGGGAGGG
It contains:
- a CDS encoding GGDEF domain-containing protein, with protein sequence MEQIVEALAALDAKTMILMAAVLYFSLTMVMFYTYFFRKTYPGFASLVLGQLFWSLGVYLVFYRVLGDHLSLALSNGLLYLQAVCWYHGIAMYGGITPSRPRFLTNVALAVLAELAILYYVYVDFNTCRRVVIFSAFSALLYSRIALEPYLVRRWKTYSMQGIYSAIFFSVAVAFAVRAFQAVNATDCQVGGPDAIVKLLLLASMWIFAFLTFCVLSMTSSRVEAELREARDALRQQAQTDALTGLSNRRHFLEQAQAVLEDLEAQGGRASLIMLDLDHFKRINDVHGHQAGDLALREAARHLRATLREGDVIGRLGGEEFGVLLPGLNAGEALAVARQLRRAVAASRPGGLRVTASFGLADGTLRLDSLLAKADEYLYAAKEAGRDRIAWSGGLVADNESGEALA
- a CDS encoding DUF1499 domain-containing protein; the encoded protein is MMDTLRALVRFFESVGQVAAVALLVAIVVGVAVFIWLGAASRKMPPLVSPTGGPLRADGQNPNWVSTTARKNDPLHYIAPRPCPANPIPALAEALRQTPGMTLVDVSERYIHATAKSSRFGFVDDVELLYDPAAGLLQARSASRVGKSDLGVNRRRLEQLFRDAGL
- a CDS encoding aminotransferase class V-fold PLP-dependent enzyme produces the protein MNDNHPLNWRDEFAVTADTVFFNHAAISPLPRRACLAGDEIYAERWRRASKDYMRWMGLVDDARERAAWLLGTAPERVAFTGNTSCGLSLVAAGLDWKPGDKVAVAWPDFPSVRFPFDNLARLGVELVELPKHDGVLDMDAAAKLVPGCRLAVASTVDWLTGAALPTADFVKLCHEAGALCCLDAIQSLGAMAFDATALGVDFVAAGCHKWQFGPMGLGIFYVSPEADAALATTLAGWRSVRDAEQLSEAFVLKDGAGRFEPGTQDIAAIAAYGEALSLLEEVGMETVAKNIFGVTRCLAEGLAERGRKVVSPRTGGRHSGIVSFEHPDPAGLFAHLDARGVACSPRGGRIRLSPHFYNDATDVARFFTILDAFDQG